ATATTTACATGCAGAATCAACACACAGGATTAGGAATATGATTCTATTCTGCAAAATGAAAAGAGCTTCAAGGTGAAGTTGAATAACCTGTTATAAAGATTCAAATCCACCAGCTTAATGGAAAATATGACCCCAACAACTGCGGTTTCTCTTttaccaaataataaaataaaaaccaaggCATGGGTTTCTTGActgacaaaaatatatatacttttacttccttctttttggtttattgactttttccatattttagctttataaaattataagcaGCAGAGATTTGTTCCTTCCTCGACCCTTCCGCAAGTGCTAATAAAACATGGGACGTACGTTAGCATTTTGCACATGTACAATATGGTCAACAACTTTACTAGTAGCTTCAATTGATTGGTGTGTTATAAGGTAGGTGAGAAATATTTGGTAAATATTTTTGACGTTGCTAAACAGTGAAATGGTAGGTAAATTGTAATATACCTTGGGTtggatttttaatgttttttggTGACTAATTGACAAATGTaagaattttcaatttaaaaacaaacccaaattgttttgtttgattcttgctttgggttttaaataaatattgactGTGCACGTCACTCTCACAACTCTTTGAACACAACTAATATACCAACCGGAACTATATGACCTAACACAATTGCTTCAATTTTCAGTAGTCAAATGCTTTTCGTAATATAACCAATTGCAAGGatttgttttaacattaatccaaatcatttatttattttttaatattagttaggtcaatgatatatttataagagaaatttaattaaaaatgctactatacaattttttaatcaaaattactatactaataatttatttttttaagagcACTTATGACGAGAGAATTAGTCACTACTATCaacaatgaatattttaattacgacaaaaaaaatattgcttaaacatatatattttttcatcgAGGTACGATAAGgctaaagttaaataaaatgtaaccaAATTACTTGGGTGTTCACACATGCAAACGACAATTTACTTAGAAAAAAAGGAgttatagtaataaaatttttttaaagtactGTAGTAAACAATTAATTACTGTTTTCATGACAACCATAAGCcaattcaactataaataacCTCCACTCACGGCTTCCCTTCCCTCCCCTTCTTCCTCATTCTGACGACCTCTCATCGTTCTCATCCCTAAGTCACCCAAACCGGTCCGCCCTCTCTGTAAACGGGTTACCCCGTTAACGTGTCTCTCAAAATGGATCGACCCAGATTCGTGATCGAGTCCGCCGAAGCCGAACAAATGGCCAAACAATCGGGCCAAACCGTGCTCCAACTCCTCCCGTCGTTGGTCAAATCCGCCCAGACCTTGGCTCGCCCGCCAATCTCGAACTACCACGTCGGAGCCGTCGGAATGGGACCCTCTGGTCGGATCTTTTTCGGGGTCAATCTTGAATTCCCGGGTCTCCCCCTCAACCAGTCCGTCCACGCCGAGCAATTCCTCATCACCAACCTTTCCCTCAATGCGGAACCACGTCTTAGATACCTGGCTGTTTCCGCCGCCCCTTGCGGCCATTGCCGCCAATTCCTCCAAGAGCTCCGTGGCGCCTCCGATGTCAAGATCCTCATAACTTCGTCCGAGGacgaaaaagaaaacaaaataaacaataattgtAATGATAAAGACCAAGAATTTACTCCGTTGTCCCATTTCTTACCTCACAGGTTCGGCCCAGACGATTTGCTAGAAAAAGACGTTCCTCTTCTCCTCGAGCCTCATCGAAACGGCTTGTCCTTTTGCAACGATTTATGCAACGGCAAAATCAACGGTGTCGATGATTTAAAACATGCGGCTGTTGATGCGGCCAATATGTCACACGCGCCTTACAGCGGCTGTCCATCTGGGATGGCGTTGCTGGATGTTGAAGGGAAGATATACAAAGGGTCTTACATGGAATCAGCAGCTTATAATCCGAGTTTGCCACCGGCTCAGGCGGCGCTCGTCGCTTACGTGGCTGGCGGTGGCGGAGGCGGGTACGAGAGGATTGTTGGGGCGGTTCTTGTGGAGAAAGCGGATGCTGTTATTAAACAAGAACATACTTCAAGGCTGCTTTTGCAGTGCATTTCGCCAAAGTGTGAGTTCAAAGTGTTCCATTGTACAAAAACTTGTTAAAAGATTTCAGTTCTTAATAATGTAAGCTATATCTAAGCATGATATGGATTATTGACGAAGAAGAAACGGAATCGGTTTAGGAAACCAAGTCCAACCATGAAAATGGAATCAGCCATTTAATAAGAAGTTTTAATCTTTTGTGAAGATGCATTGTAATATCTGCTGCAACTTCAAATTATTGTTTCTGTTTTATCTTTTGTCGTGTTCATGGATTTGGATGAGATGCTTGagcttttaataaatgaaaaacgaAAATGAGAGGCAGCTAAGCTGATATGATTGATGATCCTTTTAAAAGTTCAAGGATGGGGCAAAGATTCCTCTGTTCTTTTGGAGTGGACTTGATATCATTGTATGGAAGTGGAAAGGGGTCCATTTTCCAGCTGTagtttaattttgtgttttgtggTTGGTGGAtgaaattcaccattttcatctTCTTTTGAGACAGTTTTTCAATCTGTGACGACATGCATGTAGTTGGAAACTGTTGTTAATGGCCCATCAAACATCCATGGTCTAGAATTTTGTAATCAGAAAGTGGGATATTTGTACAAGATACTGCAGAGTGTGGTTGAATTAAATGGCAATGTTGAAATTGTGAATATAATGATGGATCAGAAACAAAGTTGATAGTTCTTAACCACCAAAAGTGCCGATTCTTATGTTTGGCTTTGTCTGAATATTGTTGCTCTTAATGAAGGGAGAGGAGCAAAAAAAAAGGGTAGAGAAAGTACAAACTCTTCCAACAATAAATTGAGGGTTCACACCAGAAAGGCAAAGCCAACTAGAAGAGAACAAAAAGCATTTTAGTTTTCCTTCAAAGTTAGCCACATATCTTCACAGCAATTCTTCCctctcttttttatataatttattatatttgatctCCTTGCTAGGTTTCATTGCTGTCAGGCAAGTGCCAGCCAGCACGGTAAACTTTCAGATTTTAAGTAGATTTAATAACACTCCTAATTCGTGAAAGATCAGATCCAGGCGTCCGTTTTTGctgtgtatatataaataaaacaagttgGGTAGCCTACACCCCTGTACCAAAAACAAATACTAATCCAACAGAGACATGTGAATCTGATTTCCAATTGAATTTCGAGGTTACATTACATGTATAAGGGGCAGAATAAGACTGAAAAAGAATGCAGCTAGCTAAGAATTTCTACCTAGTATATTCTTTTCTACTTATAAAAATGGAACATACAGAAATATTTTGATACTGCAGAGGCAAATATCATGGCAATCAGCATACTATGTAACGAAACACGTACGTGTTTAGTTTGATGCTGCAGGCTTTTCGAACGGAGCTGATACAGATTCAGTATTCAAGTCTCCAACTCCCTTAAATGGACTAGCGTTGTCTCACGGTTGTCTGTGCAGTTCAATAGCATCCTTAAGTTTTTTAAACTGCAGATGATATGGAAACGAAGCAGATATAGTTAAGACGATGAAGATTGAGCAGGTAATAAGTTTACGTAGGATGTTCTCTGATAATTGATGTAGTTGCATAAGAAAGTCGATCATCTATCCATGCCAGTTCCGGACCATTTTACTTCTAATGTGTTTCAAGAAAGTTAAGATTCTAGTAGTGAACCGATAGTCGATAGGCACAGAAGGGTTAAAAGGCATACCTTGACAAGCGAACACGAAAATGATTCGAGTTGTCCATGCGCCCCACGGTAGAAATGGAAATAAGGAAGCACCTTAACATTCAAACTTTTACACATAGCCTTATTCTCATCAAAATCGACTTTGAGGAACAAAATTTCAGGGTGTTCTTGGGCAGTTTTGCAGAGCTGCCATATTCATAACAAGGCAACATCATAAGAACTCACTCATTCAGAAACAACATAGGCTACTTCAAAAGGGGCAAAACATAAATACTTGAGATATTagagaaaatatgaaatattgtAAAGCAAGAAAGACATGAATTTACCTTGGGAAATAAAGCTCTGCAAGAAGCACACCAAGTTCCATAAAACTCAACAATAACTAATCTATCTCCAGCTTCATTTAAGGCAGTCGTAAATTCTTGAGTAGAGTGAATGTCAATCATATTCGGCCCTGCATTTTTCTCCCACCATTTGGGTTTGCTTGTTTCAGTCATAGCTGCATGCACCTGCAAAACAATAACTTGTCCATCTCAATTGTTTCTACATATAAAACAAGTGACCAAAAGATATAAAACCAACGGGGTTTTCATACTACAAATACAAAGTTCAAATGAATCGGAGCATCAGTTTTCACACAAAACTGCATAAACAAATGGgtaatcataatttcataatataactaataaaatttaaaaaccaagAATAGAAAATGCAAACCCCATTACCTTGAAAGACAGCAAATGCTTAGTGGAAGTCAAAGGAAGAGGAGAAACGCCggcaaaagaagaagaaagattacAGATTTTcctatcaaaattaaatttgggtGAAAGAGAAAAAGCCGCTTGTGGAGAGTTCAAGGTGGTGGATGCATAGGAGGAAGTGAGAAACGATGAACAATGAAACGAGGACGCCGACAATCTAATAGCATCTGCCATCTACTCTAGTCTCTAGAGATTCGAGAGATATTGGTATACTTTTGGTGGGATTTAAGTATTGATTTATATAGGCGAAAGTAAAAAAGGATTGGAGTTGGAGAAAGTGGAAGGTCAAACTTTGATACACATACACGAAAAGGCAAAGAGAAAAACatcttctaaaattttgtttgtttcgGAATCTTGGACCTGTTAGCCGGTTACCCAATTATAAGACAAATTAAGAAATTAGGCTAATTTACAATTCTTTTACAGTTTTATTCTTGGGATCAAAAATGTTATGGCAacgaaaattttgtttttccaaaaaaagttctaaatttatcaatttttccATTTGAGAACTGAAGGGAGAAGATTCTGAAGTGTAAAAGCGGAATAGTAGGATGGAAATTCCCCTCTGATAAACAGAAACTGCCAAAAGCAAGACCAGCAAAGGCTTGTCATTTATTTATCATCCGACCTACCAAAATTGATCAACCAAAAATTGTTTCTTTCTCCTCCATCCCATGAACATTCAAAGTTCACTtttgtaaaaactataaaaacaaACCAATTTAGAGTCTCTTAAACCTGAAATGGACATCTTTGAACACATAATTTGCAAAGCATCGACGAAACCAGTTATTGGAACGCGTGGAACACTACTTTTCTTTGGAAGATTCAGGAAAGATTCAACGCTTTGTGAGGCCAGAATTAATTGCGCAAGTATCTTTTTGCTTTTAAacgtgacaaaaaaaaattctgggTTTTTGTTCTCCAAGGTACACGTGTACGTCCAGAACAGGGACCgaagtcaatttttttttaaaaaaaaatcgaaattaaatcgtaatttttatcatttttaattttttttaaaaacttccATGGTGGGGACCTGCCACCCCTAGCTACGCCTCTGGTCGGGAGTTGCCAGTTTGTGCAATGTTGTCAACAGCGTTTGctgggaaaataaaaagttaggCACCAGCAGATCCCTCTCGCTTTCAACCCTGCTTTAAATCCtactattattgttataataaatagttgattttttatttcacaaagaagCTATATGAATCTTATGATGCAAATTAGCCCATAACATTTTCTCTGCAGACAAGACAAAGCATGTATTTAATAGAAACATCTATGTTTTAATATCTAAGGTGGGGGACAGCAGCATAGATAAATGCTAGAATAATTTGCTCTTGGCCAATGTACtgtatttttctataattttaaaacatcataatagAACCAAAATGGTAAGATGAGTTTCAGATGACATGGTACAGCTCAGATACAAGAAAAAATTGGAGTCAAGGAACAAGAGATGTAAAGTACAAACATCTGAATGGATCCTATTTCACTAAACATCCTTCTTCTGCACCGTCTCGTTATGTATGAACTCGCCGATAAACGGATAATCATCTGGCTTTTGCAGTTATCATCTTGCTAAATTGTACTGCATATACTTCAGCAGCTAAGATCACTCAAAACATGTATAGGACATAATTTTTACTGTCTAGGTAAAAGAATAGATACAGGAAATGCTGAAGACCCATTGTTGGGAGCACCATGTATACTGAGAATTGAAGTTACCAAGTTATATATCTCAACATTCTCAAAAGACGGCACTTTCTTCCCCCTGCCAAATTGAGGACCATGACCAATAAAAATGCTCCTCATGGAGAAAATTGCGTTGTCATATCCATGTGATCCTCCACACTCTTTTCGCTTACTCCTTTTCTGTTCCACCTTAAAGCTCTCCTCGATCAGCCCGATTATGGGAGGAATTCGGTCACTTGCGGCATAATGTAGCCGACTAGGTAGCTCTTCCTTAAGGTAAACCTTCAAATACTTGCCATTCTCAATCTTCCCAGATTCCAGTCCTTCATTCATCTTTGCTACAACATCCGATGCTGCTTGACCCGGAGGTGGATGAATAGCGAGCAACGGACTATAAGACCAAACCCATTCAGCCGGAATTTCGATCCAAGGTGCCAAATCATCAAGGAAAATCAGCTTTTTATCACATGTACCAACCATTCCATGGTCTCCAACCATAATTATAGTAACATCCTCAAAAATCCCTCTTTTCTCCAAACCATCAATCAACCTCCCAATCATTCTATCGATTCTAGCAACAGCCTCAGTGATCTCGGGATCATCAGGTCCAACATGGTGACCTTGATGATCAGGATCCTCAAAATACAATGTCATGAACACAGGGATCTCACTACTAGGCAAGtcaaaataacttaaaacagTATCCACTCTATCCTCAAAAGCAACAGAAGCATTATATTTCATACACAACTCTTCAGGACAATCCCAAAAGCCCTTTTTCACCTCGCTTCCAGGCCAAAAATAGGTAGCAGCCTTTAATCCGTGATTGACCACAGTCTCCCAAAGTGGCTCACCTAACCACCACTTGGGTTCATGACTAGCCATATGGAAAAACTCACCAGTTTTGGGATCCAAAAAATGGTTATTTATAATACCATGATGTGCAGGATAAAGACCAGTAACAATGGAGTAATGATTAGGAAAAGTAAGAGAAGGGAAAACAGGAATCAAACCCATCTCAGCTTCAGTCCCGTTTTGAATCAAACGGTGGATGTTTGGTGTTGGGGTCTTGAATTGGTACCCAAATCGAAACCCATCGGATGAAACCAAAAGAACCACCGGTTTTTCCAGTTTCTTCAAAGGACGAGAGAATTTGTTCTctgtagaagaagaagaagaagaagaataaaagaggaaagcAAAAGCGAGGGCCGCCGAAAGAGCAATGCAAGTGAGGAGTATCAAAACGATGAAGATGATGGAAGTGCGGCGGTTTGAAGGGGATGATTTTACCTCCGAGTCTAAAGAAGAATCAGTGTCGAAAGCAAGTAGAGCCGTAGATTGACTTGAGGGATCTTCTTCTTGGGTCGGTATTGGAATCGGCTTTGTTTGAGCCAATGAATCGGAACCCatcatctctttcttttttttccttctccaCAATCAAGGCCTCATAAAGGAACGAGAGAAATCAATAAATTTGAGAAAGTATAATGATAAAGTGGGGGTGTTTCACCGATAGTTGGTTGGCAAGTCGCCCAAAGAAGTCTTCGTTGGGAAGGTGAGTTGGACCAATCGCCAATAGAGTCCACCTGAAGATAAAATCAAAGAGGCTTTAATTCTACTTCAGTCTTTTACAAACGAACCACTGCCGCGTTTCTTTATTGGGAATATTCCAATAAATCCATGAAGGATCAGACGGTCACCATTACTTTAAGATCAGCTGTGCGGCTGCAACGCAGCGTGGGTCTAATAATACTATATCGTCGGTGTTTCAGTAATACGCTGTCGTTTATCACGTCAATTTCCAATATCCTAGTagctcaaaagaaaaaaaaggtgggCTTGTTGTTTTCAAACCTAAAAGgtacattattaaaaaaataatttaattattttataccatattttaaatggttaaaggtttgtatttatatatgaataaaaaataaaaaattagatttaaaaaatataaacatatttttgtaaatttatgaTTAGATTTTGTATAATTcgtttcttcttttaattttattttcttgagcTATACGTGTTATTACTCAAATAGGTAAATTTCAATGCAAGCATCAAAATGGTTCGAgtgaatcaaaatatttattttttatatcatggaaCATTTTTTATTGGGATTCCTTAGAAGATAAGAGAAGGGTTGATAGATGAGCCTGCCGCTCATTAATTTAAAGGCCGTAGCCTTTCCTCCCTCCAAACTGGCCCACCAATGCCAGTTCTATTTTGTCtcacattttcctttttttattttgttattttttattagatagGAGTATTATTTTTTCAGGTAAACTAAATCtaagattattaaattattagtacatttttattttagtcatttaaattcaaaaaatcataaaatgaacattaaattatttgaaagttttttttaagcCACAAGTTATtaaggtcttttttttttttaaagtcaagCTAGCAAGCTCCAAATGATGATTTGAAAATCGGTACGATGTATCAGTACCTATCGATGAGTAGAAGagcataccttagatccaagtcaatCTGACAGACAGTGTTGAAGATCGtaaaaaaagttgtttgaatttttattcgCAGATTCATAACACTCAAAACTATTTcgtgaaaaaaaaacttaactgTAAAATAGAAGGGGAATAAGAGCTTTCGATTAATGCAACTATGCGAATAGAGAAAACCATACAACAACAATTTGAACAGCCcgatgacttaaataaaatcgaGTGACCGAACTAAACTTggctaataatttaatgaccttGGTTATAGTTTACCTTACATATTAATGCATGAATtagaaacaatttaattttacttagttgtttttagctcaacaaaaggaaggattttttttactttaagttgtagagttttttttttactagagTTTCACTCgtcattttaatattgtttaaattaattgttctatttgttatgaaaaactattttaatacttatataataattaagctttttcttttgtgtttattCAGTAAATAACGAGCCCGTATTTGATTTACAAAACAtaatctaaattataaaatttattaaattacattttttaattgttcATGTCCATTTTATAGTCTATGTTGGGAGTTCATAGCTACTCCTCTCAACAATAATATCTccaagagaaaattttaaattacatttttgaaatataaaaaaaaattatataagatCATATTTCCACCATTCgtataaacaaaacaaattcaaatgatcaaaagagTTCAAATCTAAACCATGAGGTGTGATGTGGTGGTTGCTTACCTCATCCCTTAACCATGTGGTCGGGAGCTCGGTCCTAACTCAAGAGAATGGAGCACATCTCAttaggggtgagcgttcgatctaattgagtgaaaaaatttagagaaaatcgagttgacgaatcctattttatcatcctaatttgatttgaaaatttttcaatttgggtcaaacaaaatgaaatttgagttgGGTCGAGTCAAGTAAAATTATTcgggttaaattaaaaaattaaacatgtcaaattaaaatattattacagcATAACTAATTCCGGGTTAgaacaaataaatttgaaaccatatatatttgaaaaaaattcaaaataaaataatattctggataatgttcaaactcaattttGTGAAATCTCAGGTCACAAAATTAGTGTTAGGAAAAGTAACATTTTCTATTCCAAAGATACAGAAGATAATATTTGTAATCAAATTAACCAACTTTTTGGTTTTCAAGAAGTCCGAAATCTTGGCATTTATTTAGGTGTTCCTCTTTTACACGAAAGGATTTCCAAAAGTACCTTAAGCTTTATTGTGGATAAAGTGAGGAAGAAATTACAGAGTTGGGACGCTAGGAATTTATCCATTGCTGGTAGAATCACTTTGGCCCAATCAGTGCTTCTTTCTATTCCTAATTATTTCATGCAGTCCTTGATGATTCCGAAAGGTGTTTGTGCGGACATTGAAAGATTGGTCAGGCAGTTCATTTGGGGTAATACTGATGGGCATCCTAAAATGTCTTTGGTGGGCTGGAGTTCTATTTGCCAACCAAGGTCTCGGGGAGGCCTTGGATTCAGacatttggaagatcaaaattCATCTTTTCTTATGAAGATTGGATTTAATCTTGTTTCTAAAAGTAATGCGCTTTGGGTCCGTGTTCTTCGTGCCAAATATGGTTGGAAAGATCAATTCCCAGATTCTATCAACAGAAGCCAATGTTCTTTTCTATGGAGGGCACTTTCTAAGATATGGCCACTTCTTCGAGAAAATATTGCATGGTCTATTGGAGATGGTGCTAGTGCTCAATGTTGGAAAGATCATTGGATTTCAGGTATGGGCcctttaatttcaaaaattcctCATTTTGCTAACCTTGATTTGGATTGTTGTGTTAGGGAGATGGTCAATCCTGATGGTAGCTGGAATTTGGATTTATTCCGTGCCTGGGTGCCTGAAGTTATAATAAATAGAATAGTTAGCATTCCTCCTCCTCACCCTAACTCTGGATCGGATAGGATTATTTGGACTCAATCTGCGTTTGGTGTCTTCTCGGTTCCTAGTGCTTATTGGTATTTGAAAGAGAATTCTTGGAATCCCCAGGAGGATTACTGGAAGATTGTTTGGAAATATCGAGGTCCTCAGAGAGTAAGAGTCTTCCTTTGTCTTGCTTTCAAACAAAAACTTCTTACAAATTCGGAACAAGCTAGAAGGGGAATCAATCATTGTAGCTCCTGTTCTATTTTTGGTCATGACATTGAAGATTTGGTGCATGTTCTCAGAGATTGTCCTTCCGCGCAAGATGTGTGGCGGCTTGTGATTCCTGATCAGTtaaaacaaaggtttttttctgtttcttttcagGATTGGCTTATTCTTAACCTTTGTTTTCATGAAAGATTGCAGGATTATGGTCTCATGTGGTCATGCCTGTTTGGATTAGTCGCTTGGCGTATATGGAAGAATAGAAATCTGTTCATCTTCCAACATATATCTTAGACAGCAATTGAAGTGGTGAAAGTCTCTAGCTGTTGGGGACGACAC
This sequence is a window from Gossypium raimondii isolate GPD5lz chromosome 5, ASM2569854v1, whole genome shotgun sequence. Protein-coding genes within it:
- the LOC105770511 gene encoding cytidine deaminase 1; the protein is MDRPRFVIESAEAEQMAKQSGQTVLQLLPSLVKSAQTLARPPISNYHVGAVGMGPSGRIFFGVNLEFPGLPLNQSVHAEQFLITNLSLNAEPRLRYLAVSAAPCGHCRQFLQELRGASDVKILITSSEDEKENKINNNCNDKDQEFTPLSHFLPHRFGPDDLLEKDVPLLLEPHRNGLSFCNDLCNGKINGVDDLKHAAVDAANMSHAPYSGCPSGMALLDVEGKIYKGSYMESAAYNPSLPPAQAALVAYVAGGGGGGYERIVGAVLVEKADAVIKQEHTSRLLLQCISPKCEFKVFHCTKTC
- the LOC105770512 gene encoding thioredoxin-like 2-1, chloroplastic, with the protein product MADAIRLSASSFHCSSFLTSSYASTTLNSPQAAFSLSPKFNFDRKICNLSSSFAGVSPLPLTSTKHLLSFKVHAAMTETSKPKWWEKNAGPNMIDIHSTQEFTTALNEAGDRLVIVEFYGTWCASCRALFPKLCKTAQEHPEILFLKVDFDENKAMCKSLNVKVLPYFHFYRGAHGQLESFSCSLVKFKKLKDAIELHRQP
- the LOC105769790 gene encoding uncharacterized protein LOC105769790; translation: MMGSDSLAQTKPIPIPTQEEDPSSQSTALLAFDTDSSLDSEVKSSPSNRRTSIIFIVLILLTCIALSAALAFAFLFYSSSSSSSTENKFSRPLKKLEKPVVLLVSSDGFRFGYQFKTPTPNIHRLIQNGTEAEMGLIPVFPSLTFPNHYSIVTGLYPAHHGIINNHFLDPKTGEFFHMASHEPKWWLGEPLWETVVNHGLKAATYFWPGSEVKKGFWDCPEELCMKYNASVAFEDRVDTVLSYFDLPSSEIPVFMTLYFEDPDHQGHHVGPDDPEITEAVARIDRMIGRLIDGLEKRGIFEDVTIIMVGDHGMVGTCDKKLIFLDDLAPWIEIPAEWVWSYSPLLAIHPPPGQAASDVVAKMNEGLESGKIENGKYLKVYLKEELPSRLHYAASDRIPPIIGLIEESFKVEQKRSKRKECGGSHGYDNAIFSMRSIFIGHGPQFGRGKKVPSFENVEIYNLVTSILSIHGAPNNGSSAFPVSILLPRQ